Proteins encoded within one genomic window of Leptospira stimsonii:
- the nrfD gene encoding NrfD/PsrC family molybdoenzyme membrane anchor subunit produces the protein MSNAVKEALDIQPLVTGGKSVRDVTEDILRPVEAFPTSLWWKAFLLVLTITVIDLGIIGYLMWEGLYILGINNPVAWGFFIVNFVFWIGIGHAGTLISAVLYLFRQEWRTGINRAAEAMTIFAVLTAASNLIIHIGRPWVGFWLFPYPNERGPLWVNFRSPLIWDTFAVSTYLTISLVFWYIGLIPDIAAVRDRSKGEMKRKIYDILSLGWVGSNKAWSHLEMVAMILAALSTPLVLSVHTIVSFDFAVSILPGWHTTIFPPYFVAGAIFSGFAMVVTLMVIAREVFNLKDYITMKHLENMNKVIMVTGLIVGLAYSTEFFMAWYSGNEYEGFTFVNRAFGPYGWAYFIMFSCNVFSPQVFWWKKLRTSIPVMFIISIVVNIGMWFERYVIVMTTHADFLPSSWDMYIPTVYDFMMLIGTFGIFFTLFLLFCRIMPVIAVAEVKTVMPHKDGGHH, from the coding sequence ATGTCCAACGCAGTCAAAGAAGCCCTGGATATCCAGCCTCTCGTAACCGGCGGTAAGTCGGTTCGAGACGTTACCGAAGATATCCTTAGACCGGTCGAAGCATTCCCCACTTCTTTGTGGTGGAAGGCTTTCCTTCTGGTTCTTACCATTACAGTCATCGATTTAGGTATCATCGGATATCTAATGTGGGAAGGTCTTTATATCCTCGGGATCAACAATCCTGTGGCTTGGGGATTTTTCATCGTAAACTTCGTATTCTGGATCGGGATCGGTCACGCCGGAACCCTGATTTCAGCCGTCCTTTATCTGTTCCGCCAAGAATGGAGAACAGGGATCAACCGCGCCGCGGAAGCGATGACCATCTTCGCCGTGTTAACCGCCGCTTCCAACTTGATCATCCACATCGGTAGACCTTGGGTGGGATTTTGGTTGTTCCCTTATCCGAACGAAAGAGGACCTCTTTGGGTCAACTTCCGTTCTCCTCTGATCTGGGATACATTCGCGGTTTCGACTTACTTAACGATCTCTCTCGTATTCTGGTATATCGGTTTGATTCCGGATATCGCGGCGGTAAGAGACCGTTCCAAAGGCGAGATGAAACGTAAGATCTACGACATTCTTTCTTTAGGTTGGGTAGGCTCGAACAAGGCCTGGTCTCACCTCGAGATGGTTGCGATGATCCTCGCGGCTCTTTCTACTCCTCTGGTTCTTTCGGTTCACACGATCGTATCCTTCGACTTCGCGGTTTCCATTCTTCCTGGATGGCACACGACGATCTTCCCTCCATACTTCGTGGCTGGGGCGATTTTCTCCGGATTCGCGATGGTTGTGACCCTGATGGTAATCGCGAGAGAAGTGTTCAACCTGAAAGACTACATCACGATGAAACACTTGGAGAATATGAACAAGGTCATCATGGTAACAGGTTTGATCGTAGGTCTTGCTTACTCCACCGAATTCTTCATGGCATGGTATTCTGGTAACGAATACGAAGGATTTACCTTCGTGAACAGAGCCTTCGGTCCTTACGGTTGGGCTTACTTTATCATGTTCAGCTGTAACGTATTTTCACCGCAGGTATTCTGGTGGAAAAAACTCAGAACCAGCATTCCTGTGATGTTTATCATTTCTATCGTCGTTAACATCGGGATGTGGTTTGAAAGATACGTAATCGTTATGACGACTCATGCTGACTTCCTTCCATCCAGCTGGGATATGTATATCCCTACCGTTTACGACTTCATGATGCTCATCGGAACGTTCGGAATCTTCTTCACGTTGTTCCTTCTTTTCTGTAGAATCATGCCTGTTATCGCGGTTGCGGAAGTTAAAACCGTTATGCCTCACAAAGACGGAGGACACCACTGA
- a CDS encoding DUF3341 domain-containing protein — MYRPHKEQFHTFEETSAGVFGLFDSPAEIISAAEKTKEKNYTNFDCFTPYPVHGLDDAMGVPRSGLPWVTFFMGLFGCTVGFGMQYLTHKFDWPINISGKNLNAWFAYIPITFEFTVFMAGVGTAAAMFFLTKLPKINRRVLHPDITTDKFALWIPSSSKGYKEDEVVSFIKSLGGKNVEVVK, encoded by the coding sequence ATGTATAGACCTCATAAAGAACAATTTCATACGTTTGAAGAAACGAGCGCCGGAGTATTCGGCCTCTTCGACTCTCCCGCGGAAATCATTTCTGCGGCAGAAAAAACAAAAGAGAAGAATTATACGAACTTCGATTGTTTCACTCCGTATCCGGTTCATGGATTGGACGACGCGATGGGAGTTCCCCGTTCCGGTCTTCCTTGGGTCACATTCTTCATGGGACTTTTCGGTTGCACCGTAGGTTTCGGAATGCAATATCTCACTCACAAGTTTGATTGGCCGATCAACATCTCCGGAAAGAACTTGAACGCTTGGTTTGCTTATATCCCGATCACTTTCGAGTTCACCGTGTTTATGGCCGGTGTAGGAACCGCGGCGGCGATGTTTTTCTTGACCAAACTTCCGAAGATAAATCGGAGAGTTTTGCATCCCGATATCACTACGGACAAGTTTGCACTCTGGATCCCTTCTTCTTCCAAAGGTTACAAGGAAGACGAAGTGGTTAGCTTTATCAAAAGTCTTGGCGGAAAAAACGTCGAGGTTGTGAAATAG
- a CDS encoding c-type cytochrome — MKFTKSLIFLLAAVLFWNCESKTPPLEYFPDMADSPAREAQEADPISSNGAASRIPPKGAIPVNYHPYEFLGMDVTQLPNKGLSNPYKNDLANLQKGEAKYQTYCSPCHGVRGAGNGSIVGPAPRIGFPVPAVISPKIQGYSDGQIYHVITAGWGRMKSYSSQVSPEDRWKIVLYVRKLQEYENRTKKDVARN; from the coding sequence ATGAAATTTACCAAATCACTGATTTTTCTTTTGGCCGCCGTTCTATTTTGGAACTGCGAGTCCAAAACGCCTCCACTGGAATACTTTCCGGACATGGCGGATTCTCCTGCGAGAGAGGCACAGGAAGCGGATCCGATTTCGAGCAACGGAGCGGCGTCCAGAATTCCTCCGAAGGGCGCGATTCCTGTGAACTATCATCCATACGAATTCCTCGGAATGGACGTAACACAATTACCGAATAAAGGACTTTCTAATCCTTATAAGAACGATTTAGCGAATCTCCAAAAGGGAGAGGCGAAATATCAGACTTATTGTTCTCCTTGCCACGGTGTAAGAGGAGCAGGGAACGGAAGCATCGTAGGACCGGCGCCAAGAATCGGATTTCCGGTTCCTGCCGTGATTTCTCCTAAGATCCAAGGATATTCCGACGGACAAATCTATCACGTAATCACAGCGGGTTGGGGAAGAATGAAGAGTTATTCCTCGCAAGTTTCTCCGGAAGACCGTTGGAAAATCGTTCTCTACGTGAGAAAACTCCAGGAATACGAGAACAGAACTAAAAAAGACGTGGCCAGGAATTAA
- the lsa16 gene encoding E-cadherin-binding lipoprotein adhesin Lsa16, which produces MKRNLTLVVLLTATALLLGACSKLAQVTNHKNCDPTLVNPSLNPTVPIFAEADATSAVKERVTPGTVVRVYEYRNHEPNPRPFVRVKTEKAEGWINPRCLVIGQDPEKSVFTWGYRKDYVHFYNPEDHEHYPNGYEFPDYASLPKDKVPLAELAPELKK; this is translated from the coding sequence ATGAAAAGAAATCTAACACTTGTTGTTCTCTTGACCGCAACGGCTCTTCTTCTGGGAGCATGTTCCAAACTGGCCCAGGTTACAAATCATAAGAATTGCGATCCTACTTTGGTGAACCCTTCTCTGAACCCTACGGTACCGATCTTTGCGGAAGCGGATGCGACCTCGGCCGTCAAAGAAAGAGTTACGCCCGGAACCGTGGTAAGAGTTTATGAATACAGAAACCACGAACCGAACCCAAGACCTTTCGTTCGCGTAAAAACCGAAAAGGCAGAAGGCTGGATCAATCCTCGTTGTTTAGTCATCGGCCAAGATCCTGAAAAATCCGTTTTTACCTGGGGATATCGGAAAGACTACGTTCACTTTTACAATCCGGAAGATCACGAACACTATCCAAATGGATACGAATTTCCGGACTATGCTTCTCTTCCAAAGGATAAGGTTCCGTTAGCCGAACTTGCACCTGAATTGAAGAAGTAA
- a CDS encoding TonB-dependent receptor plug domain-containing protein: MSNVHDSSRGLQRKLIYIFSIIVSLTWAQTLIAKTALRISVNTDSHSDPPSEVWIRGKGLSKVYSFAEKNELTVDISEFGKGAYEVILTLKSGSMEQKYVNIDSDIQNLEFIIRPKRGSGINVIGKRQDTIPSYVMSQEDAVRMPGGFGDAVKAVQSMPGVIPLFQTYTGSSFQSAIQTLNQTAGQTKSPDKPNGESGFLVMRGAGSRANQFYFNGFPMSYPFHADGLTSAINNNAIRSLELYSGSYSARYGFATGGIINIEGYNKRSSNLTVGHINAFLTDVYAYRNITKDLNVSVSGKKYYPNVVLGMVPNLIPTETFLSEYQDYQARIGWDISEKHSISFQSFGAKDRRYPFKEYSEYNPKKVVQSIAKPPSALDAARLNRTFRTDAFQYEWKPVRKIKNTLNISRNYFQELTENGSDLLNLNFKKIGYPPSLYQRLNTIENEYSNNLTQIENVTELEPLTNNWKVLLGGQYRETEAGFKGKITQYNFDPDVAFTQKATLGSPEALGVLRGDSVRTRQIGYFFENRFRLRETSLNLGVRRDYYDKSGEWKTSPRISVSQEIPYTQSRFFAGYGRHFQAPSDVSRYSSRTGNPNLKMEESDHAEVGWDQKIGGLWNFKIEGYSNTFSNLSVADPYIKDPYSSNRDLVVQTLDPNANASLLQAQNLNFSNSMTGYSRGVEIFVKKEATTESGFYGWLSYTKSITKRNRNLPDLSQQEYSTWLAKSSSKDLVFQENDPNYYANFYRDGTADILFKNSKEELYDFDRTHVLNMVLGWKFSDKAQLGLKFTYMTNFAYTPIVGSNSLKLHDQLAALFPELQSTPAPPGNDSFSTRVYEPVYSNYNRSARLPQYKQFDLRFDRFIYTDWGKITAYFELVNITGSRIATGEGSMVPLFPYAPNANPQMQYMYLNGQPSLKTDKTKIPYLNFGIEFRF, from the coding sequence ATGTCTAACGTGCACGATTCAAGCCGCGGCTTACAACGAAAATTAATTTATATTTTCTCTATTATCGTTTCCCTAACTTGGGCGCAAACGCTTATTGCGAAAACTGCATTAAGAATATCTGTAAATACAGATTCTCATTCGGATCCTCCTTCGGAAGTGTGGATACGAGGAAAAGGACTCTCAAAAGTATATTCTTTCGCTGAAAAAAACGAACTAACCGTGGATATTTCGGAGTTCGGAAAAGGAGCTTACGAAGTTATTCTCACATTGAAGAGCGGATCGATGGAGCAAAAATATGTAAACATTGATTCTGACATTCAAAATCTCGAATTTATCATCCGGCCGAAACGCGGATCGGGAATCAACGTGATCGGGAAGAGACAAGACACAATTCCTAGTTACGTTATGAGTCAGGAAGACGCGGTGCGTATGCCGGGGGGATTCGGAGACGCGGTTAAAGCCGTTCAATCCATGCCCGGTGTGATCCCATTGTTTCAAACTTATACGGGTTCGAGTTTTCAATCGGCGATTCAAACTCTAAATCAAACTGCGGGACAGACGAAAAGTCCGGATAAGCCGAACGGAGAAAGCGGATTTCTTGTGATGCGAGGCGCTGGAAGTCGAGCCAATCAGTTCTATTTCAACGGATTTCCGATGAGTTACCCATTTCACGCGGATGGATTGACCTCGGCGATCAATAACAATGCGATCCGTTCCCTTGAATTGTACTCCGGTTCTTATTCGGCGCGTTACGGATTTGCAACGGGCGGGATCATCAATATCGAAGGTTACAATAAGCGTAGTTCGAATCTGACTGTGGGGCACATCAACGCATTTTTGACAGACGTATATGCATATCGTAATATTACAAAAGATTTAAACGTCTCCGTGTCGGGAAAAAAATACTACCCGAACGTAGTCCTTGGCATGGTCCCTAACCTAATTCCGACGGAAACGTTCCTGTCGGAATATCAGGACTATCAGGCGAGAATCGGCTGGGATATCAGCGAAAAACATTCCATTTCGTTTCAAAGTTTCGGTGCTAAAGATCGGCGTTATCCTTTTAAAGAGTATAGCGAATACAACCCTAAGAAGGTCGTCCAATCTATAGCAAAGCCGCCTTCCGCACTTGACGCGGCCAGATTGAATCGGACCTTTAGAACGGACGCGTTTCAATACGAATGGAAACCTGTTCGAAAAATAAAAAATACGCTCAATATTTCGAGGAATTATTTTCAGGAGCTCACTGAAAACGGAAGCGATTTACTCAATCTGAATTTTAAGAAAATCGGTTATCCCCCTTCACTTTACCAAAGGCTGAATACGATCGAAAACGAATATTCAAACAATCTAACGCAGATCGAGAACGTAACCGAGCTCGAACCTTTGACGAATAACTGGAAAGTTCTTCTAGGAGGTCAATACAGGGAAACGGAAGCAGGGTTTAAAGGAAAAATTACCCAATACAATTTCGATCCGGACGTAGCTTTTACACAAAAAGCTACGCTTGGTTCTCCAGAAGCACTTGGTGTTTTGAGGGGAGATTCGGTTAGGACGCGACAGATCGGATATTTTTTCGAAAACCGCTTTAGATTGCGTGAAACGAGTTTGAATCTCGGCGTAAGAAGAGACTACTACGACAAATCCGGGGAATGGAAAACTTCTCCGAGAATTTCCGTGTCACAGGAGATTCCGTACACGCAGTCCAGATTTTTTGCGGGATACGGAAGGCACTTTCAGGCTCCAAGCGACGTTAGTCGATATTCTTCAAGGACCGGAAACCCGAATTTGAAGATGGAGGAATCCGATCACGCGGAAGTCGGCTGGGATCAAAAAATCGGCGGCCTCTGGAATTTTAAAATAGAAGGATATAGCAATACGTTTTCGAATCTTTCGGTCGCGGATCCGTATATTAAGGATCCGTATTCTTCGAATCGAGATCTTGTAGTGCAGACGTTGGATCCGAACGCGAACGCTTCGCTTCTGCAAGCACAAAACTTGAATTTCTCCAATTCCATGACCGGATATTCCCGAGGAGTGGAAATATTCGTCAAAAAGGAAGCTACGACCGAGTCTGGTTTCTACGGATGGTTGTCCTACACTAAGTCGATAACGAAACGGAATCGAAATCTCCCGGATTTGAGTCAGCAGGAATATTCTACCTGGCTTGCAAAAAGTTCATCCAAGGATTTAGTATTTCAGGAAAACGATCCGAACTATTACGCGAACTTTTATCGAGACGGAACGGCGGATATTCTTTTTAAGAATTCCAAAGAAGAGCTTTACGATTTCGATCGTACTCACGTTTTAAATATGGTTCTCGGTTGGAAATTCAGTGATAAGGCTCAACTCGGTCTCAAATTTACATATATGACGAATTTCGCATATACCCCGATTGTAGGATCCAATTCCCTTAAACTTCACGATCAACTAGCCGCGTTATTTCCTGAGCTACAATCGACGCCCGCTCCTCCAGGAAACGACTCGTTTTCCACTCGGGTTTACGAACCTGTTTATTCGAATTACAATAGATCGGCTAGGCTTCCTCAATATAAACAGTTCGACTTGAGGTTCGATCGATTTATCTACACCGATTGGGGAAAAATAACTGCATACTTCGAACTTGTGAACATCACCGGAAGCAGGATCGCGACGGGGGAAGGGTCTATGGTTCCGTTGTTTCCGTATGCCCCCAATGCGAATCCCCAAATGCAGTACATGTATTTGAACGGACAACCGTCTTTGAAAACGGATAAGACCAAAATTCCCTATCTGAATTTCGGAATTGAATTTCGTTTTTGA
- a CDS encoding Ig domain-containing protein, producing MFLFQQSTDRDGVATSFSVSRALPSGLSLDSATGAMSGIPTSKQAASSYTITASNSSGSSSSAIPTSIDALNAEWESFLNAQNANINDTSGGFDLNLSGDTLAMGMCEEKSAQTAILSESVYRFDFLGRRRYCRKRRARLCVPSFGGTTCDLEAYLKTPNKEANDQFGCVVYDGCLDSSRRYR from the coding sequence ATATTCCTATTTCAACAATCAACCGACCGTGACGGGGTCGCGACTTCGTTTTCGGTTTCACGGGCTTTGCCCTCGGGTCTTTCTTTGGATTCTGCGACTGGAGCAATGTCCGGAATTCCGACATCCAAACAGGCCGCGTCTTCTTATACAATCACTGCCTCAAATTCTTCCGGTTCTTCCTCTTCTGCGATTCCGACATCAATTGATGCGCTCAATGCGGAGTGGGAAAGTTTTCTAAATGCGCAAAACGCGAATATCAACGATACTTCCGGCGGATTTGATCTCAACCTATCGGGAGATACTTTAGCGATGGGTATGTGCGAGGAAAAAAGCGCTCAAACCGCGATTCTTTCAGAGTCCGTTTACCGGTTCGACTTCCTCGGGCGACGACGATACTGCAGGAAGCGCCGGGCCCGTTTATGTGTTCCGTCGTTCGGGGGAACAACTTGTGACTTGGAGGCGTATCTCAAAACCCCCAATAAGGAGGCGAACGATCAATTTGGATGCGTCGTATACGATGGTTGTCTGGACTCGAGCAGAAGATATCGGTAA
- a CDS encoding TonB-dependent receptor plug domain-containing protein translates to MFEFRVRFSFKRYRNVPRGFFLIFAILFSLSSTGELGAKTLLRLKVLVTSKEDSPREVWIRGKGYSKVLSFSDLSDLTIELKEQGTYELVLTYRSGGMDQRTVAIDSDTKIVEWIQKPKSSVGINVVGKRPDSPPNYTMNQEDAVKMPGGFGDALKAVQSLPGVTPLYQTYTGSSFQNAIQTLNQKSTSSSPDKPNGEPGFLVMRGAGTRANQFYFNGLPMSYPFHADGLTSVISNQAIRSMELYSGSYSARYGFATGGIINIEGFQKRDSNLRVAHLNALLTDVYAYHNITKDLNVSVSGKKYYPNVVFGKIPHLIPTETFLADYNDYQARIGWDISDKHSVSFQTFGARDKRYPFKEYSHYTPKEAGRSAFQPPSDNSRLNRVFRTDGFQHIWKPTNAITNTFNVSRNYFNEITESGLDTLVLDFSKKTNPLSLFERVHTVQNEYFNDLKQLENISEIELLKRNWKIAFGGQYREVNAGYKGKITQFNPDPFYNFYHKLLLSSPETMAILEGDSVNTRQIGYFLENKIKIKDLNVNLGIRREYYDKEKVWKTAPRIGVSQEIPWTQSRIFAGYGKHFQAPVDVSRYSAKTGNPNLKMEESDHLEIGWDQKIGALWNVKVEGYHNTFSNLSVADPFVMDPFSRNRDLARESLDPNVNSSLYRPNHLNYSNSMNGFSKGVELFIKKEPGTDSGFYGWLSYTKSVTKRNRNLPEMNDQQYAAWSAQSSSKELLHQEDTKHYYANYYRDGSYDLLLKNSKEELYDFDRTHVFTMVLGWKFSDKGQIGIKTTYLTNYAYTPVSGSVQTTLNQSISEAFPDLPPLSSSGSGSSFLPVYKPIYSDIHRSARLPHYKQFDIRFDRFIHTDLGKITLYLELVNITGNRIASGPGTFVPILPHVPGANPQTQYMYINGQQALQTNKNKIPYLNFGIELRF, encoded by the coding sequence ATGTTTGAATTCCGTGTTCGATTCTCTTTTAAACGATACAGAAACGTTCCCAGGGGCTTTTTTTTAATTTTTGCCATTCTTTTTTCTCTCTCGTCGACGGGAGAGCTTGGGGCAAAGACGTTACTCCGATTGAAAGTGTTGGTGACTTCCAAAGAGGATTCTCCTCGGGAAGTTTGGATTCGTGGAAAAGGATATTCTAAAGTCCTTTCCTTTTCTGATTTATCGGATCTAACGATTGAGTTAAAGGAGCAAGGAACGTATGAGCTCGTCTTAACGTATCGGAGTGGCGGGATGGATCAAAGGACCGTTGCGATCGATTCCGACACAAAGATTGTAGAATGGATTCAAAAACCGAAATCGAGCGTCGGAATCAACGTTGTTGGGAAAAGGCCGGATTCCCCGCCGAACTACACGATGAATCAGGAAGACGCGGTGAAAATGCCAGGAGGATTTGGAGACGCGCTGAAAGCGGTCCAATCATTGCCCGGAGTGACTCCGTTGTATCAGACTTATACCGGTTCCAGTTTTCAGAACGCGATTCAGACGTTAAACCAAAAATCGACCTCGAGCAGTCCGGACAAACCGAACGGAGAGCCAGGTTTTCTAGTGATGAGAGGGGCGGGGACCAGGGCCAATCAATTCTATTTCAACGGACTTCCGATGAGTTACCCGTTTCACGCGGACGGTTTGACATCCGTAATCAGCAATCAGGCGATCCGCTCTATGGAATTGTATTCAGGTTCTTATTCTGCGCGTTACGGCTTCGCAACCGGAGGAATTATCAACATTGAAGGATTTCAAAAAAGAGATTCCAATCTAAGAGTGGCACATTTGAACGCGCTCCTTACGGATGTATACGCATACCATAATATTACAAAAGACTTAAATGTTTCCGTTTCCGGGAAGAAATACTATCCAAACGTTGTTTTCGGAAAAATTCCTCACCTGATCCCGACGGAAACTTTTTTGGCGGATTACAACGATTATCAGGCGAGAATTGGTTGGGATATCAGCGACAAGCATTCGGTTTCTTTTCAGACGTTCGGCGCAAGAGACAAACGATATCCTTTTAAGGAATATAGTCATTATACACCGAAGGAAGCCGGTCGATCAGCATTTCAGCCCCCATCCGATAATTCGAGATTGAATCGTGTTTTTAGGACGGACGGGTTTCAGCATATTTGGAAACCGACGAACGCGATCACCAATACTTTCAATGTTTCCAGAAATTACTTCAATGAAATTACGGAAAGTGGTCTGGATACCTTGGTTTTGGATTTTTCGAAAAAGACAAATCCACTTTCTCTTTTTGAAAGAGTTCACACGGTACAAAACGAATACTTTAACGATCTAAAACAGTTGGAGAATATCTCCGAAATTGAGTTGCTAAAACGAAATTGGAAAATCGCGTTCGGTGGACAATATCGGGAAGTAAATGCGGGTTATAAGGGAAAGATCACGCAGTTCAATCCGGATCCGTTTTATAACTTTTATCATAAACTATTGCTCTCGTCTCCGGAGACAATGGCGATTTTGGAAGGAGATTCGGTGAATACGAGACAGATCGGTTATTTTTTAGAGAACAAAATAAAGATCAAAGATCTAAACGTAAATTTGGGAATTAGGAGGGAATACTACGATAAAGAAAAGGTTTGGAAAACCGCCCCAAGAATCGGAGTCAGCCAAGAGATACCTTGGACCCAGTCTCGCATTTTTGCAGGTTATGGAAAACACTTTCAAGCGCCGGTCGACGTTAGTCGTTATTCGGCGAAAACAGGGAATCCAAATTTGAAAATGGAGGAATCGGACCACTTAGAAATCGGATGGGATCAAAAGATCGGGGCTCTTTGGAATGTGAAAGTGGAAGGGTATCACAATACGTTTTCCAATTTAAGCGTCGCCGATCCGTTCGTAATGGATCCATTCTCAAGAAATCGGGATCTCGCGCGGGAGTCGTTGGATCCGAATGTAAATTCTTCCTTGTATCGTCCGAATCATCTGAATTATTCCAACTCGATGAACGGCTTCTCTAAGGGTGTGGAGCTTTTTATTAAGAAAGAACCGGGCACAGACTCTGGTTTTTACGGCTGGCTGTCTTATACGAAGTCCGTCACGAAAAGAAATCGAAATCTTCCTGAGATGAACGACCAGCAATACGCCGCTTGGTCGGCACAAAGTTCTTCAAAAGAATTGCTTCATCAGGAGGATACGAAACACTATTACGCGAATTATTATCGGGATGGAAGTTACGATCTTCTTCTCAAAAACTCTAAGGAAGAATTGTACGACTTCGACAGAACTCACGTTTTTACGATGGTGCTCGGCTGGAAGTTTTCGGACAAGGGACAGATCGGAATAAAAACGACTTACTTAACGAATTATGCATATACTCCCGTATCCGGTTCGGTCCAGACTACTTTGAATCAAAGCATCAGCGAAGCATTTCCGGATCTACCTCCTCTTTCTTCGAGCGGAAGCGGGAGTAGTTTTTTGCCGGTGTATAAGCCGATTTATTCGGATATCCATCGTTCGGCGAGGCTTCCTCATTATAAACAATTCGATATCCGTTTTGATCGATTCATCCACACGGATTTGGGAAAAATTACACTCTATTTGGAGCTCGTCAACATCACGGGAAATCGGATTGCCTCCGGTCCCGGAACTTTTGTACCGATTCTCCCCCATGTTCCCGGCGCAAATCCTCAGACGCAGTATATGTATATCAACGGACAACAAGCATTGCAGACGAATAAGAATAAGATTCCGTATTTGAATTTCGGAATCGAACTGCGATTTTGA
- a CDS encoding Lp29 family lipoprotein, translating into MKDQQSFRFFFFLFFSLLNCNYHYYVQKSGPETASIPNVSKVRIVYIGFRSFAAEMTTSNAQERIYTANLVYPDRTIPKFQNGFYASDLRSFGFRKDVPSEKVKKFVQDYLNEVKESGVLELTYVTSIEKKGEERIYKLKDVGADYYVVGIHNPAFQSTKNFAGSFVQLFSSIFSVITFGLIPSYASLQAETEIKIYDKNLNQLTTIQYDNGYSVLGAVWASSIPEECGRMGCNALKQVSSPPKFVYQDLGPKMESDIVTFIQAQPSYRR; encoded by the coding sequence ATGAAAGATCAGCAAAGCTTCCGATTCTTCTTTTTTTTATTTTTTTCCCTTCTGAATTGCAATTATCATTATTACGTCCAGAAGAGCGGTCCGGAAACTGCTTCGATTCCGAACGTTTCCAAGGTGAGAATCGTTTATATCGGCTTTCGTTCTTTTGCCGCCGAGATGACCACTTCCAACGCGCAGGAAAGAATTTATACGGCCAATTTGGTTTATCCGGATCGGACCATTCCCAAGTTTCAGAACGGATTTTACGCGTCTGATTTGCGTTCGTTCGGTTTTAGAAAGGACGTTCCTTCGGAAAAAGTGAAGAAGTTTGTGCAGGATTATCTCAACGAAGTGAAAGAGAGTGGAGTTTTGGAACTCACCTATGTTACGAGTATAGAAAAAAAGGGAGAGGAAAGAATTTACAAATTAAAGGACGTCGGCGCGGACTATTACGTCGTTGGCATTCATAATCCGGCTTTTCAATCAACGAAAAATTTTGCCGGAAGTTTTGTTCAACTTTTTTCCTCGATCTTCTCCGTCATAACCTTCGGTTTGATCCCGAGCTACGCTTCCTTACAAGCAGAAACGGAAATTAAGATATATGATAAAAATTTGAATCAACTAACGACGATTCAATACGATAACGGATATTCGGTTTTAGGAGCGGTATGGGCTTCTTCTATTCCGGAAGAATGCGGAAGAATGGGGTGTAACGCCCTAAAACAGGTGAGTTCGCCTCCTAAATTCGTTTACCAAGATTTGGGTCCTAAGATGGAATCGGATATCGTAACCTTTATCCAAGCACAACCTTCGTATCGTAGATGA